A part of Paraburkholderia largidicola genomic DNA contains:
- a CDS encoding isochorismatase family cysteine hydrolase — MPNTVYRAERTGLLLVDPYNDFLSEGGKLFPMIKEIATNVRLLDNLRATVAAARKGGIQVFYVPHRRWQPGDYDNWDHPNPTQRLVQQRQTFAKGTWGGEWHPDFVPQEGDIVVQEHWAQSGFANTDLDFQLKQQGITHVIAVGLLANTCIESTSRFAMELGYHVTLARDGTAAFSEAMMRAAHELNGPTFAHEILTTAELIAALPAVEETKGAQA, encoded by the coding sequence ATGCCCAATACTGTTTATCGTGCGGAGCGCACCGGCCTGTTGCTGGTCGATCCCTACAACGACTTTCTGTCGGAAGGCGGCAAGCTGTTTCCGATGATCAAGGAAATCGCGACCAACGTCCGCCTGCTCGACAACCTGCGCGCGACGGTCGCCGCTGCGCGCAAGGGCGGCATCCAGGTGTTCTACGTACCGCACCGCCGCTGGCAACCGGGCGATTACGACAACTGGGATCATCCGAATCCGACACAGCGTCTGGTGCAGCAGCGTCAGACGTTTGCAAAGGGAACGTGGGGCGGCGAATGGCATCCCGACTTCGTGCCTCAGGAAGGCGACATCGTCGTGCAGGAGCACTGGGCGCAAAGCGGCTTCGCCAACACCGATCTCGACTTTCAGCTGAAGCAGCAAGGCATCACACATGTGATCGCCGTCGGCCTGCTCGCCAATACATGCATCGAATCCACCAGCCGCTTTGCGATGGAACTGGGTTATCACGTCACGCTCGCGCGAGACGGCACCGCTGCTTTCTCGGAAGCGATGATGCGCGCCGCGCACGAACTGAACGGTCCGACCTTCGCGCATGAAATCCTGACGACGGCCGAACTCATCGCCGCGCTGCCCGCAGTGGAAGAAACAAAAGGAGCACAGGCATGA
- a CDS encoding winged helix-turn-helix transcriptional regulator, whose translation MARVVEKAGTVCPVSRSLDVVGDRWSMLVLRELYMGAARFEEIQIQTEATPQMLATRLKSLEADGMIERQPYSEKPLRYEYRLTEKGRAFYPVIHALRAWGETWCKEKHEDIAVRFVHRKCGHDVGLANVCPHCGEHVERKDLESTLSSQFANERAERRAAFKRK comes from the coding sequence GTGGCACGTGTCGTGGAGAAGGCCGGTACGGTGTGTCCGGTGTCGAGGTCGCTGGATGTCGTCGGCGACCGGTGGTCGATGCTCGTCCTGCGGGAGCTGTACATGGGCGCAGCGCGTTTCGAGGAGATACAGATCCAGACGGAAGCGACGCCGCAAATGCTGGCGACGCGTCTGAAATCGCTCGAGGCGGACGGCATGATCGAGCGTCAACCGTATAGCGAGAAGCCGCTGCGTTACGAATATCGTCTGACGGAGAAAGGGCGGGCGTTTTATCCCGTGATTCACGCGTTACGCGCGTGGGGGGAGACGTGGTGCAAGGAGAAGCACGAGGACATCGCGGTGCGCTTCGTGCATCGCAAGTGCGGCCACGATGTCGGGCTGGCGAACGTGTGTCCGCATTGTGGCGAACACGTGGAGCGAAAGGACCTGGAGTCGACCCTCAGCAGCCAGTTCGCCAACGAGCGCGCCGAGCGGCGCGCCGCATTCAAGCGCAAGTGA